In Xenopus tropicalis strain Nigerian chromosome 5, UCB_Xtro_10.0, whole genome shotgun sequence, one genomic interval encodes:
- the LOC116410983 gene encoding uncharacterized protein LOC116410983 encodes MPLITPTQVYEWALKEKVNPDHVFAIDRVPPEVTLEMLESNLSKYRHLEGAHLIADEGSTMDGYAVLLFKVSDPLNSEVGPYAVFPVGDLSVGCPLVYPQAVVAPWKVEAPSPDAGYTSRKRRLLPSLPCNVQHTVKQEPLVTETSEAKDVSISEHPLTDAITQMTEALAQGLQLSHYKKLKTFSGTEPVPTGEEGFETWKESALQALDEWACSEQTKRQRIMEHVRPPAASIVLNFKASHKDYNAMDIIDILTSAYGKHEDPDQLLADFKQMRQKSSEDVSAFTLRLENMLRNLLSKKVITAEEVDTLRLKQLLKGMSPFFPMYSTLQILLRDKRDTGFIDLMKVIKQEEATLLFAGTSRVPKQNPALPTSKDIKLTGKGVPSITPIRKRFPSEWHKGVPATTPTSCFGCGQEGHFVKDCPEKFSPNAVQTMSCGKPSSYPNKVTKPSATKDRNMVGPKSLVDILLDGQPVQALFDTGSQVTIIHYSYYLQHLSHKPLQPARGLELWGLNQQAYPIHGLLQVTITMPRCHGTLPLSQEVDAVVCPDTGNPNAAPIILGTNVSEVRTTLNPSVTVTKAPRYSDHGPEVVCNTFTVTYKYGLLRHVAGQTVEIPPGSIRTVRALTDVKPEMMKGYRCVLVESPSEAVVQNGWKVVPEKKEWGKKIPLVAQVTVQNISPYAVVIRPKQELAYCYPVHEVSDLAEVQSTPVSASVSNLAFDFGDSPVSEEWKQRLSNGLLERRQVFSTDEMDVGCAKSTQHTIRLSDSTPFRERPRRVPPKDREDLQRTLQEMKRRGIIADSRSPYASPIVIVRKKDGSIRLCVDYRTLNRRTVPDQYTLPRIEETLEALNGSKWFTVMDLRSGYYQVPMASEDQEKTAFICPLGFYQFTRMPQGICGAPATFQRLMEKMLGDLSPRECLVYLDDIIVFGTTLEEHEQRLMNVIDRLIAEGLKLSIDKCKFCRSSVTYVGHVVSTEGIGTDPAKIEAVVTWPKPQNVTELRSFLGFCGYYRRFVEGYSRVAHPLNELLRLSNVHGEGTKRDAKAPFGDKWTSACEEAFVQLKKRLTEAPVLAYADAHRPYVLHVDASYEGLGGVLHQRYPEGLRPVAYLSRSLAPSEKNYPVHKLEFLALKWAIVDKLHDFLYGVEFEVRTDNNPLTYILTTAKLDATGHRWLAALSNYSFTLKYKPGPRNIGADALSRRPGLPALEDDGEWEEIPSIGMKAYCATAAVVDDKVAFSELRVVDSVGGGPESVPPMYCCPISLVGGESKLISHKDMVQSQKTDPVIGHLWRAVNSRNPALLKKSLPGGYEFFQRDWGKFCVEQGLLYRLIPYHNHPGRRQLVLPLKFRNMVLRSLHDHHGHLGMEKTYGLVQDRFFWPKMRDAVASYCRKCLRCLQRKTLPVLAAPMGHLKSSEPMDLVCMDFLCIENDSRGIGNVLVVTDHYTRYTQAFPTKDQKASTVAKVLWEKFFIHYGLSSRLHSDQGRDFESRLIKELLQLLHIEKSRTTPYHPQGDALPERFNRTLLDMLGTLPVEDKKSWSKHVEAMVHAYNSTRHDSTGFSPYFLMFGREPRLPLDVQLGVSTDGVSHRDHFQYVSRLREGLTTAYRLAEENVSKLNANNKRRYDHKVKYRELLPGDKVLLRNLGVPGKHKLADRWRNELFDVVSKLPGIPVYKIKGPEGRVKAWHRNHLLPVSQASDVSTGIDIEEGQMEGTSDFPNATEIPPTVQQTPMDAQMPEPDEGGNDVTQSDSLPSEDWPIPVRDNLNPASPEFVPRSETNQRLLLSDGNPSNEDSARGLPPREVRRGARVRQPPPVLTYDTLGNPSYVPHAGLYHAWVGAVSNLVNMLPVFAPPGLYYY; translated from the coding sequence ATGCCATTAATAACGCCAACCCAGGTCTATGAATGGGCCCTAAAGGAAAAGGTGAACCCAGaccatgtatttgccattgatcgtgTACCACCTGAAGTTACACTGGAAATGTTAGAGAGTAACCTGTCTAAATACAGACATTTGGAGGGTGCACATCTGATAGCAGATGAGGGATCAACCATGGACGGTTATGCAGTCCTGCTTTTCAAAGTGAGTGATCCACTAAATTCAGAAGTGGGGCCAtatgctgtgttccctgtgggtgaTTTATCGGTAGGGTGCCCCCTGGTGTACCCCCAGGCTGTTGTTGCCCCCTGGAAAGTTGAAGCACCCAGTCCAGATGCAGGCTACACCAGTAGAAAAAGGAGGCTGCTGCCGTCACTACCCTGCAATGTGCAGCACACAGTAAAGCAAGAACCGCTTGTAACTGAGACCAGTGAAGCTAAGGATGTCAGCATTTCAGAGCATCCCTTGACTGACGCAATAACTCAAATGACAGAGGCATTGGCTCAGGGCTTGCAGCTGAGCCACTATAAAAAGCTAAAGACATTTTCAGGCACAGAGCCGGTTCCTACAGGGGAAGAGGGGTTTGAGACATGGAAGGAGTCTGCACTACAAGCATTAGATGAGTGGGCCTGCTCAGAACAAACCAAGAGGCAGCGAATTATGGAGCATGTCCGTCCCCCTGCAGCTAGTATTGTGTTAAATTTTAAAGCCAGTCACAAAGATTACAATGCTATGGACATAATTGATATCCTCACTTCAGCATATGGGAAGCATGAGGACCCTGACCAGTTATTGGCTGACTTTAAACAGATGAGACAGAAGTCTTCTGAGGATGTATCTGCCTTCACCCTCCGTCTAGAGAATATGCTGCGGAAtctcttgtcaaaaaaagtgattACAGCAGAGGAAGTAGATACACTACGTCTAAAACAATTACTAAAGGGGATGTCCCCATTCTTCCCCATGTATTCCACGTTGCAGATACTCCTGAGGGATAAAAGAGATACCGGCTTTATTGACCTGATGAAAGTGATTAAGcaagaggaggcaaccctactctTTGCTGGTACCTCTCGGGTACCAAAGCAGAACCCCGCTTTACCTACCTCGAAGGATATTAAGCTAACTGGAAAGGGTGTACCATCAATAACCCCAATCCGGAAAAGGTTCCCATCAGAGTGGCATAAGGGGGTACCTGCCACTACCCCTACCAGTTGTTTTGGGTGTGGCCAGGAGGGGCATTTTGTTAAAGACTGTCCTGAGAAATTTTCCCCTAATGCAGTGCAGACAATGTCATGTGGGAAGCCAAGTAGCTACCCCAACAAGGTTACAAAACCCTCTGCGACAAAGGACAGAAACATGGTGGGCCCTAAGTCCTTGGTAGACATCCTGTTAGATGGGCAGCCAGTACAAGCTTTGTTTGATACCGGATCACAGGTCACAATAATCCACTATAGTTATTACCTGCAACATCTATCCCACAAACCTTTACAGCCTGCTAGAGGTTTAGAATTGtgggggctgaatcagcaggcctACCCCATACATGGATTGCTACAAGTGACTATAACCATGCCGAGGTGCCATGGTACACTGCCTCTGTCCCAGGAAGTTGATGCTGTGGTCTGCCCAGATACAGGAAACCCTAACGCTGCTCCCatcattctgggaacaaatgttAGTGAGGTACGGACTACCCTAAACCCTTCAGTCACTGTGACAAAAGCCCCTAGGTATTCTGACCATGGTCCAGAGGTTGTCTGCAACACCTTCACAGTTACTTACAAGTATGGGTTGTTACGCCATGTTGCTGGGCAAACTGTTGAGATTCCTCCGGGGTCCATTAGGACTGTGAGAGCACTAACTGATGTAAAACCTGAGATGATGAAAGGCTATAGATGTGTGCTGGTTGAAAGCCCCTCCGAGGCAGTGGTCCAGAATGGGTGGAAAGTTGTCCCGGAGAAGAAAGAGTGGGGCAAGAAAATACCTCTAGTTGCTCAAGTAACTGTTCAAAATATCTCTCCATATGCTGTAGTAATCCGGCCTAAACAGGAGTTGGCGTATTGCTACCCCGTTCATGAGGTTTCTGACCTTGCTGAGGTTCAGTCCACCCCAGTATCTGCTTCTGTATCAAACTTGGCATTTGATTTTGGGGATTCCCCTGTTTCTGAGGAGTGGAAGCAGAGGCTGAGTAACGGTTTACTTGAACGCAGACAAGTCTTTTCAACAGACGAAATGGATGTAGGGTGTGCTAAAAGTACccagcacactatccgcttatccGACTCCACTCCATTTAGGGAGCGGCCTAGGAGAGTCCCTCCCAAGGACCGGGAGGATCTCCAGCGCACCTTACAGGAAATGAAAAGGCGAGGAATTATTGCTGACAGTCGGAGCCCCTATGCTTCCCCTATAGTCATCGTGAGGAAAAAGGATGGCTCAATCCGGTTGTGCGTGGATTATCGTACTTTAAATAGACGCACTGTACCTGACCAGTATACTCTACCTCGAATTGAGGAGACTCTGGAAGCCCTTAATGGTAGCAAATGGTTCACTGTAATGGACTTACGCTCTGGCTATTACCAGGTACCTATGGCATCTGAGGATCAGGAAAAGACTGCATTTATATGCCCCTTGGGTTTTTACCAGTTCACAAGGATGCCCCAAGGTATTTGTGGGGCCCCAGCTACCTTTCAGAGACTTATGGAGAAGATGttgggggacctgtcaccccgagAGTGCCTGGTGTATCTGGATGATATCATTGTGTTTGGGACTACCCTAGAGGAGCATGAGCAGCGTCTGATGAATGTGATTGACCGATTAATAGCAGAAGGACTAAAACTGTCAATCGACAAATGTAAGTTTTGCCGCTCCTCAGTAACCTATGTAGGCCATGTGGTCTCTACAGAAGGAATAGGAACTGACCCGGCCAAGATTGAAGCGGTGGTAACCTGGCCCAAACCCCAAAATGTCACTGAGCTGAGATCATTTCTCGGGTTTTGTGGTTACTACAGGCGATTTGTAGAGGGGTATTCAAGAGTGGCCCACCCATTAAATGAATTGTTGAGGCTTTCTAATGTGCATGGTGAAGGGACAAAAAGAGATGCTAAAGCCCCTTTTGGTGATAAGTGGACTTCAGCCTGTGAAGAGGCCTTTGTTCAGTTAAAGAAAAGGCTGACAGAAGCCCCTGTATTGGCTTATGCAGATGCTCACAGACCATATGTCCTCCATGTTGATGCCAGTTATGAAGGGTTGGGAGGTGTCCTACACCAGAGGTACCCAGAAGGGCTGCGGCCAGTGGCCTATCTTAGTAGGAGTCTGGCACCCAGTGAAAAGAATTACCCTGTGCATAAACTGGAATTCCTGGCTCTTAAGTGGGCCATTGTGGACAAGTTGCATGACTTCTTATATGGAGTAGAGTTTGAAGTACGAACAGATAATAACCCTCTCACATATATTTTGACTACTGCTAAACTTGATGCCACAGGGCACCGTTGGTTAGCTGCACTGTCAAACTACTCTTTCACCCTCAAGTACAAACCAGGGCCTAGGAATATAGGAGCGGATGCTCTCTCTAGACGACCGGGTCTGCCTgccctggaggatgatggggagtGGGAAGAGATACCCAGCATCGGTATGAAGGCCTACTGTGCTACAGCTGCTGTAGTGGATGACAAAGTGGCTTTTTCTGAGTTGAGGGTCGTAGATTCTGTTGGTGGAGGGCCGGAGTCTGTACCACCTATGTACTGCTGTCCCATTTCTCTAGTAGGGGGAGAATCCAAGTTAATCAGTCACAAGGACatggttcaaagccagaaaactgATCCTGTGATAGGCCACCTGTGGAGAGCGGTTAACAGCAGAAATCCTGCTTTGCTCAAGAAGAGTTTGCCAGGAGGGTATGAATTTTTCCAACGTGACTGGGGTAAGTTCTGTGTGGAACAAGGACTGTTATACCGGTTGATACCATATCATAATCACCCTGGGAGGCGGCAATTAGTGTTGCCCCTTAAATTCAGGAACATGGTGTTAAGGAGTCTGCATGATCACCATGGACATCTTGGAATGGAGAAGACTTACGGGCTGGTCCAAGACCGCTTTTTCTGGCCTAAAATGAGAGATGCAGTTGCAAGTTACTGCAGGAAGTGCCTAAGGTGTCTGCAAAGGAAGACACTTCCGGTCCTCGCTGCCCCCATGGGTCACCTTAAAAGTTCAGAGCCCATGGACTTGGTGTGCATGGACTTTCTTTGTATTGAGAATGATTCGAGGGGCATCGGTAATGTTCTGGTAGTCACCGATCACTATACCAGGTACACCCAAGCTTTCCCCACCAAGGACCAAAAAGCCTCCACAGTCGCTAAAGTACTATGGGAGAAGTTTTTCATTCACTACGGGTTGTCAAGTAGATTACATTCTGATCAAGGCAGAGACTTTGAGAGCCGTCTTATTAAAGAGCTTTTGCAACTGTTACATATTGAAAAGAGCCGAACTACTCCCTATCACCCCcagggagatgcccttcctgagAGATTTAACCGGACATTGTTGGACATGCTAGGTACCCTGCCAGTGGAGGATAAAAAGAGCTGGAGCAAGCATGTGGAGGCTATGGTGCATGCTTATAACAGTACTCGGCATGATAGCACTGGTTTCTCTCCATACTTCTTGATGTTTGGGAGGGAGCCAAGGTTGCCCCTTGATGTCCAGCTGGGTGTATCTACAGATGGAGTGAGTCATCGGGACCACTTTCAGTACGTTTCCCGATTGAGGGAAGGCTTGACTACTGCCTATCGTTTGGCTGAAGAGAATGTTAGCAAGTTGAATGCCAATAACAAAAGGAGGTATGATCATAAAGTCAAGTACAGAGAGTTACTTCCAGGTGACAAAGTGTTACTAAGGAATTTAGGAGTGCCTGGGAAGCATAAGCTGGCTGACCGTTGGAGAAATGAACTATTCGATGTGGTGAGCAAGCTGCCTGGGATTCCGGTGTACAAGATAAAGGGACCAGAGGGTCGAGTAAAAGCCTGGCATAGAAATCACTTACTCCCTGTATCTCAAGCAAGTGATGTTTCTACAGGTATTGACATTGAGGAAGGTCAAATGGAGGGTACTTCTGACTTCCCCAACGCCACGGAAATCCCACCTACGGTTCAACAGACCCCTATGGATGCTCAAATGCCTGAACCTGATGAGGGTGGCAATGATGTAACTCAGAGTGACTCTCTTCCTTCTGAGGACTGGCCTATTCCTGTCAGGGATAATTTGAATCCTGCATCCCCGGAGTTTGTACCAAGGTCTGAGACAAACCAGAGGTTGTTGCTGAGTGATGGAAACCCTTCTAATGAGGATTCAGCTAGAGGACTTCCCCCGAGAGAGGTGAGACGGGGTGCACGAGTTCGGCAGCCCCCACCTGTACTGACTTATGATACACTGGGAAATCCTTCTTATGTACCACATGCTGGACTTTACCATGCCTGGGTAGGGGCGGTGTCCAATCTGGTAAATATGCTGCCGGTGTTTGCACCCCCAGGACTATACTATTATTGA